The following coding sequences lie in one Schistocerca serialis cubense isolate TAMUIC-IGC-003099 chromosome 12, iqSchSeri2.2, whole genome shotgun sequence genomic window:
- the LOC126428192 gene encoding uncharacterized protein LOC126428192, whose protein sequence is MRTSVVFGLLALFLVSALAEEESKAAAPAPEADKKQAKRGLFDLGYGHYAPAHAPHVVHVPQPHPVPYPVDRPVPHPVPVPVDRPYPVQVPVDRPYPVQVPVDRPVPVPYKVPVHVPQPYPVEVKVPVDRPVPYPVPVRVEVPVDRPYPVEVKVPVDRPVPVHVPQPYPVDRPVPVPVPVDRPYPVHVKVPVDRPVPYPVPKPYPVAVDRPVPYPVQKPVPYPVDRPVPHPVPVPVDRPVPVAVPRPYPVHVDRPVPVPVDRPVPVPVKVPVPVHPAPAHLPYHG, encoded by the exons GTGGTCTTCGGGCTGTTGGCCCTCTTCCTGGTGTCGGCCCTCGCGGAGGAGGAGAGCAAGGCGGCTGCCCCCGCGCCGGAGGCGGACAAGAAGCAGGCGAAGCGCGGCCTCTTCGACCTGGGCTACGGCCACTACGCGCCGGCGCACGCCCCGCACGTGGTGCACGTGCCGCAGCCGCACCCCGTGCCCTACCCGGTGGACCGGCCCGTGCCCCACCCGGTGCCCGTCCCCGTGGACCGGCCCTACCCcgtgcaggtgcccgtcgaccgCCCCTACCCcgtgcaggtgcccgtcgaccgCCCCGTGCCCGTGCCCTACAAGGTGCCCGTGCACGTGCCGCAGCCCTACCCCGTCGAGGTGAAGGTGCCCGTCGACAGGCCCGTGCCCTACCCGGTGCCCGTCAGG GTGGAGGTGCCCGTGGACCGCCCCTACCCGGTTGAGGTGAAGGTGCCCGTGGACCGGCCGGTGCCCGTGCACGTGCCGCAGCCCTACCCCGTGGACCGGCCCGTGCCCGTGCCCGTGCCCGTCGACCGCCCCTACCCGGTGCACGTGAAGGTGCCCGTCGACCGGCCCGTGCCCTACCCCGTGCCCAAGCCCTACCCCGTGGCCGTGGACCGGCCCGTGCCCTACCCCGTCCAGAAGCCCGTGCCCTACCCCGTCGACCGGCCCGTCCCCCACCCGGTGCCCGTGCCCGTCGACCGCCCCGTGCCCGTCGCCGTGCCCAGGCCCTACCCCGTCCACGTCGACAGGCCCGTTCCCGTGCCCGTCGACCGACCTGTCCCCGTCCCTGTCAAG GTCCCCGTGCCGGTGCACCCAGCGCCCGCCCACCTGCCGTACCACGGCTGA